The genomic stretch TGATTATCGTCCCGGCTATTTATATAAAAAATATGATTGGAAATCATTTACAAGTAAAAAGTTTGATAAGCTTAATAGTTTCTTTGTAACAAGGTGGATGTTTCGTATAGCTAAATGGTCTTATTTAAGATTTTCGCTAGGACGCAAAAAATGTTTTGACGAATTCACAAAGAATTATTTGAAGTTGACCGATAAGACCTATTACACTTTTGAAGAATTAAAGATGAATCCTCCTTGTGCTGATATCATTATAGCCGGAAGTGACCAAATATGGAATCCTTTATTTCCTAATGGTAAAGATCCCAGTTATTACATTGATTTTGCTTTATCACAAACAAAACGCGTGTCGTATGCTGCTAGTTTTTCTGTAGAATACATTTCTGATGCAGATAAAGAATTTGTAAAAGGAATGTTAGCTAAAATGAATCGTATTTCAGTAAGAGAATATCAAGGAGTGGATATCCTGAAGTCGTTAGATATTAAAAATGGAGTAAAAGTATTAGATCCGGTCTTTCTTCTTGATAGAAATTATTGGGAAACATTTATGCATAAAGGATCAGAAAAGGATTATATCTTAATTTATGACTTTGAGGGAAGTGATTTGATGAAGCGTGTCGCTTTATATTTTAAAAGGAAAAAAGGTTGGAAGATTTATTCTATTAATGACGCATTGCCTCGATTATATGCGGATAAGAATTTTACTAAGGTAGGACCACAGGATTTTCTTTCCTTAATTTATAATTGTAGTATGTTCTTGTCTAATTCGTTTCATGGAACTGCTTTTGCTGTTTATTTTAATAAACCTTTTTATGTATTTGGGCTAAAAGGTATTAGTTTAAATTCAAGAATGGAGAGCCTGCTGCGTTCTGTAGATTTAAAGGATCGCTTTATTACAGAAAATATTGATATAGAAAAACTTCATTTAAATTATGACTTTAATAAGGTGAATTTATTAATAGAGGAAGAGAAAAACTATTCTAAGCAATTCTTGGATTCTGTCTTGAAAACTAACTAAAAAGATCGTTTGTATGACTCTTTTATCAATCTGTATTCCTTGTTATGGACGAGTGGAATACGTTAGGAAAACTTTGAAAAGTATTTTTATAGATAATGCTGATGTTCCATTAGAAAAGTATGAAGTTATTATATCAGATAATGATTCTAATCAGGCAATTAAAGTGTTGACAGAAGAATTTAAGTATCCTAATCTGAGATATTTTTATACCAATTGCGAAGGATTCATGAATTCTTACTATGTGTTGACTTATGCACAAGGAGAATTTTTTAAACTGCATAACAGCCAAACTTTATTTAGAAAAGGGAGTTTAAGTAAAATTATTTCCGAGATAAAGAATAATATAGAAAATAAGACTTTAATTTTTTATACAAATGGATTATTGGGAAGTCGTAAAAGTCAAACCTATTCTAATTTTAATGATTTTATGTACAACCTCTCATATTGGTCTTCATGGAGTAATGGGTTTAATATATGGAAATCAGAATTTGATAAAATAGACAAAAATCTGAAGTTAAATAAATTGTTTCCTCACACTTCCTTGTTTCTTACTCAGCATCAGGCAAAATTATTTTGTATAAATGATAACCTATTATTTGATGTACAAAGAATACCTAAACGAGGGGGACATAATAAATTTGAGGCATTTACAATTGAGTATCCTTCGTTGCTGGATGAATGTTGTAAGAAAGGGCATATTTCAACGAAATGTAAAAAACACATATTATTTGGAATTATGGTACAGTTTCTTCCGTCTTTACTTTTTAATAAATATATTATTCGAATAGAAACATTTGATGATACGGGCTTTAGAAACAACTTGAAGAAATATTATCCTTCTTATGCTTATTGGCTTGTTTTAATTTCTGTTTTAGGTGTTCCTTTTAGATTGTTCTGTCGAAAATTAAAAAATAAAAGATGAAAGCTAAGATATTCTGTCTGTTTTTTCTTATAGTATTAGAATTTATAGTATGTCCGCAGAACGGTTGGACACAAGACAATACTATTCCTATGATTGGTGCCTACTATTTTGATGGTTGGTCCGGAAAAAATAATTCTCAAGAACTATGGGCACAAGAAGCCCCTACTCATCTGACAGAGAAACTATATAATGATTATAACGAACGTCAACCA from Phocaeicola dorei encodes the following:
- a CDS encoding polysaccharide pyruvyl transferase family protein produces the protein MKICIITCHDVYNFGASLQAYALQHYLEELGHEVEIIDYRPGYLYKKYDWKSFTSKKFDKLNSFFVTRWMFRIAKWSYLRFSLGRKKCFDEFTKNYLKLTDKTYYTFEELKMNPPCADIIIAGSDQIWNPLFPNGKDPSYYIDFALSQTKRVSYAASFSVEYISDADKEFVKGMLAKMNRISVREYQGVDILKSLDIKNGVKVLDPVFLLDRNYWETFMHKGSEKDYILIYDFEGSDLMKRVALYFKRKKGWKIYSINDALPRLYADKNFTKVGPQDFLSLIYNCSMFLSNSFHGTAFAVYFNKPFYVFGLKGISLNSRMESLLRSVDLKDRFITENIDIEKLHLNYDFNKVNLLIEEEKNYSKQFLDSVLKTN
- a CDS encoding glycosyltransferase, whose product is MTLLSICIPCYGRVEYVRKTLKSIFIDNADVPLEKYEVIISDNDSNQAIKVLTEEFKYPNLRYFYTNCEGFMNSYYVLTYAQGEFFKLHNSQTLFRKGSLSKIISEIKNNIENKTLIFYTNGLLGSRKSQTYSNFNDFMYNLSYWSSWSNGFNIWKSEFDKIDKNLKLNKLFPHTSLFLTQHQAKLFCINDNLLFDVQRIPKRGGHNKFEAFTIEYPSLLDECCKKGHISTKCKKHILFGIMVQFLPSLLFNKYIIRIETFDDTGFRNNLKKYYPSYAYWLVLISVLGVPFRLFCRKLKNKR